One Desulfobulbus oligotrophicus DNA segment encodes these proteins:
- the rpmC gene encoding 50S ribosomal protein L29: MKIKELRSLSGEELLKMNQDLSEDLFRLRFKHGIRRLENPAKLQSLRKDIARIKTILTEKQMDS, translated from the coding sequence ATGAAGATCAAAGAGTTGCGTTCTCTTTCCGGTGAAGAACTCCTGAAAATGAATCAGGATTTATCTGAAGACCTTTTTAGATTACGTTTTAAACATGGGATCCGAAGGTTGGAAAACCCGGCCAAGCTTCAGTCGCTACGTAAAGATATAGCGAGGATCAAAACCATACTCACTGAAAAACAAATGGATAGCTAA
- the rpsQ gene encoding 30S ribosomal protein S17: protein MSKQVKKNRQGFVVSNKMDKSVVVVVERKVPHKLYGKYIRQRIRYMAHDPENQCQIGDIVLIEECRPLSKRKRWLVRNIIQHAA, encoded by the coding sequence ATGAGCAAGCAAGTGAAAAAAAATCGGCAGGGCTTCGTTGTAAGTAACAAGATGGACAAGAGCGTTGTTGTGGTCGTTGAGCGTAAGGTCCCTCATAAATTATATGGGAAGTATATACGCCAGCGGATCAGATATATGGCACATGATCCGGAAAACCAGTGCCAAATCGGCGATATTGTTCTTATTGAAGAGTGTCGACCGCTTTCCAAACGAAAACGATGGCTTGTACGTAATATCATCCAACACGCCGCTTAA